A genomic segment from Brachyhypopomus gauderio isolate BG-103 unplaced genomic scaffold, BGAUD_0.2 sc86, whole genome shotgun sequence encodes:
- the tm9sf2 gene encoding transmembrane 9 superfamily member 2, with amino-acid sequence MFVFHKVRLVTVSLLLCGALLRGATSFYLPGLAPVSFCEKPPEEQEAGAECQDKIELFVNRLDSVESVLPYEYTAFDFCTDEKEKRPSENLGQVLFGERIEPSPYKFSFKQKEECKHVCTKVYDTSKSDDKATVDFLKKGMLLNYQHHWIVDNMPVTWCYDVEDNQKFCNPGFPIGCYVTDTGRAKDACVVNSDFNDKDTFYIFNHVDITIFYHNVENGNSASRLVAAKMEPKSFKHSDPKSPDCTGSPMSLSNKLTGEIVIPYTYAVHFKEEPNIRWASRWDYILESMPHTNIQWFSIMNSLVIVLFLSGMVAMIMLRTLHKDIARYNQMDSVEDAQEEFGWKLVHGDVFRPPRKGMLLSVFLGSGTQIFIMTFVTLFFACLGFLSPANRGALMTCAVVLWVLLGTPAGYVAARFYKSFGGEKWKTNVLLTAFLCPGVVFADFFLMNLILWGEGSSAAMPFGTLVAILALWFCISVPLTFIGAYFGFKKLGIEHPVRTNQIPRQIPEQSFYTKPLPGIVMGGILPFGCIFIQLFFILNSIWSHQMYYMFGFLFLVFIILVITCSEATILLCYFHLCAEDYHWQWRSFLTSGFTAAYFLVYAVHYFFSKLQITGLASTILYFGYTMIMALIFFLFTGTIGFFACFWFVTKIYSVVKVD; translated from the exons ATGTTCGTCTTTCACAAGGTCCGTTTGGTCACGGTCTCTCTCTTGCTGTGCGGAGCGCTGCTACGGGGAGCTACAAGTTTCTATCTTCCGGGTTTAGCGCCCGTCAGTTTCTGTGAGAAACCCCCGGAGGAGCAGGAGGCCGGAGCGGAGTGCCAG GACAAGATCGAGCTGTTTGTAAACAGGTTGGATTCAGTGGAATCAGTTTTGCCCTACGAGTACACAGC GTTCGACTTCTGCACAGATGAGAAGGAGAAGCGTCCGTCGGAGAACCTGGGCCAGGTGCTGTTCGGTGAGAGGATCGAGCCGTCTCCATATAAG TTCTCCTTTAAGCAGAAGGAGGAATGTAAACATGTGTGCACCAAGGTTTATGACACCAGTAAGTCGGACGATAAGGCTACCGTGGACTTCCTGAAGAAGGGCATGCTCCTCAACTACCAGCACCACTG GATTGTGGACAACATGCCGGTGACCTGGTGTTATGACGTGGAGGACAACCAGAAATTCTGCAACCCCGGCTTCCCCATAGGATGCTACGTCACGGACACGGGCCGCGCGAAAGACGCCTGCGTCGTCAAT TCTGATTTTAATGATAAAGACACCTTCTACATCTTCAACCACGTGGACATCACTATCTTCTACCACAATGTGGAGAACGGGAACAGTGCGTCCAGGCTGGTGGCCGCCAAAATGGAGCCCAAGAG CTTCAAGCACTCTGATCCCAAGTCTCCTGACTGCACGGGGTCTCCCATGAGCCTCAGCAACAAGTTAACAGGAGAGATAGTGATCCCCTACACATACGCTGTACACTTTAAG GAGGAACCCAACATCCGCTGGGCCTCTCGTTGGGATTATATCCTGGAGTCCATGCCACACACCAACATTCAGTGGTTCAG tatcaTGAACTCGCTGGTCATCGTGCTCTTCCTGTCTGGCATGGTGGCCATGATCATGCTGCGTACCCTGCACAAAGACATCGCCCGCTACAACCAGATGGACTCTGTG GAGGACGCGCAGGAGGAGTTTGGCTGGAAGCTGGTTCACGGGGACGTGTTTCGGCCGCCGCGTAAAGGCATGCTGCTGTCAGTCTTCCTCGGCTCCGGAACCCAGATCTTCATCATGACCTTCGTCACACTCT tttttgCGTGTTTGGGTTTCCTGTCTCCGGCTAATCGCGGGGCTCTGATGACATGTGCTGTGGTGCTGTGGGTTCTGTTGGGGACGCCAGCCGGCTACGTCGCTGCCCGCTTCTACAAGT CCTTTGGAGGGGAGAAGTGGAAGACCAATGTTCTCCTGACGGCCTTCCTGTGTCCCGG GGTGGTGTTTGCTGATTTCTTCCTCATGAATCTGATCCTGTGGGGTGAGGGCTCGTCAGCAGCCATGCCCTTCGGTACGCTGGTGGCCATCTTGGCTCTGTGGTTCTGTATCTCTGTCCCGCTCACCTTCATCGGGGCCTACTTCGGCTTCAAGAAACttg GCATCGAGCACCCTGTGCGCACCAATCAGATTCCTCGGCAGATCCCAGAGCAGTCCTTCTACACCAAGCCTCTGCCCGGCATCGTCATGGGGGGCATCCTGCCTTTCGGCTGCATCTTCATCCAGCTCTTCTTCATCCTCAACAGCATCTG GTCCCATCAGATGTACTACATGTTCggcttcctcttcctcgtcttcATCATCCTGGTGATCACCTGCTCTGAGGCCACCATCCTGCTCTGCTATTTCCACCTGTGTGCGGAG GACTACCACTGGCAGTGGCGCTCCTTCCTCACCAGCGGGTTCACGGCCGCCTACTTCCTGGTCTACGCGGTGCATTACTTCTTCTCCAAGCTGCAGATCACAGGCCTGGCCAGCACCATCCTCTACTTCGGCTACACCATGATCATGGCCctcatcttcttcctcttcaCAG GAACTATCGGATTCTTTGCCTGTTTCTGGTTCGTTACGAAGATTTACAGCGTGGTGAAGGTGGACTGA